A genomic region of Deltaproteobacteria bacterium contains the following coding sequences:
- the mnmA gene encoding tRNA 2-thiouridine(34) synthase MnmA encodes MKINNEKSVIVGMSGGVDSSVTALLLKEQGYRIRGVALKLWAYNSENPCCSLKDLHDAEIISKQLGIEFEIIDMRDQFRDNVVDYYTRELVSGRTPNPCIFCNDRLKFGLLLDYALKNNFDYVATGHYARVEYDGVKYKLLKGIDLNKDQSYFLFMLDQNRLAKTLFPIGRLDKTGVRKLAQESELITCAKDDSQELCFLPSGGIDEFLSEYTNIEVHSGEIVNTKGLTMGKHRGLPFYTIGQRKGIGVYGLKPVYVVDIDGKGNKIVVDDEVKLMRDTFTVSAVNWIAGEEPLLPLHADVRIRYRHKESRALIDKDRDRLIVKFEKPQRAITPGQAAVFYYDSEVLGGGWIWEVLN; translated from the coding sequence ATGAAGATAAACAATGAAAAGAGTGTTATTGTAGGAATGAGCGGCGGAGTGGATAGCTCTGTCACCGCACTTTTACTCAAAGAGCAGGGCTATAGGATAAGGGGTGTGGCCCTTAAACTATGGGCTTACAACTCAGAGAACCCATGCTGTTCTTTAAAAGATCTTCATGATGCAGAGATAATATCAAAACAGCTCGGCATCGAATTTGAGATAATAGATATGCGGGATCAATTTAGAGATAATGTTGTTGATTACTATACAAGAGAACTCGTGTCGGGCAGAACGCCGAATCCATGTATTTTTTGTAATGACAGGCTAAAGTTTGGTTTGCTGCTTGATTACGCATTAAAAAACAACTTTGATTATGTAGCGACTGGCCATTATGCAAGGGTTGAGTATGATGGTGTTAAGTATAAACTTTTGAAAGGTATTGATCTTAACAAGGATCAGTCTTATTTTCTTTTTATGCTTGATCAGAACAGGCTTGCGAAAACATTATTTCCCATCGGCCGGCTTGATAAAACAGGTGTAAGAAAACTGGCGCAAGAATCCGAACTTATAACATGTGCTAAGGATGACAGCCAGGAGCTGTGTTTTTTGCCGTCAGGCGGTATTGATGAGTTTTTAAGTGAATACACAAATATAGAAGTACATAGTGGTGAAATTGTAAACACAAAAGGCTTGACTATGGGTAAACATAGGGGTTTACCATTTTACACAATAGGGCAGAGAAAAGGTATAGGGGTGTATGGCTTAAAGCCTGTTTATGTGGTAGATATAGATGGGAAAGGCAATAAAATAGTGGTTGATGATGAAGTAAAACTTATGAGAGATACTTTTACAGTAAGTGCTGTTAACTGGATAGCCGGAGAAGAACCCTTATTACCATTGCATGCCGATGTCAGGATAAGATACAGGCATAAGGAATCAAGGGCATTGATTGATAAAGATCGAGACAGGCTGATAGTAAAATTTGAAAAACCTCAAAGGGCTATTACACCCGGTCAGGCTGCTGTATTTTATTATGATTCTGAGGTTTTAGGAGGAGGCTGGATATGGGAAGTTCTAAATTAG
- a CDS encoding rhodanese-like domain-containing protein, which translates to MGSSKLDFNNSWKTVIFTTIGIYLAAFILGIILHAQGSNSDVKQMLPESYVQSITSLKTISIEDAYNDFTGKKAVFIDARDNAEYVEGHIKGAINIPYDKFGEYYQKNEGMLPKGRILITYCHGIGCGLSVDVAKHLIAMGYINVYVLTEGWPGWVSANLPTSVGKEP; encoded by the coding sequence ATGGGAAGTTCTAAATTAGATTTTAACAATTCATGGAAGACCGTTATTTTTACGACAATAGGTATTTACCTGGCGGCATTTATACTCGGTATAATCCTTCATGCCCAGGGGAGTAACTCCGACGTAAAGCAGATGCTTCCGGAAAGCTATGTACAATCTATCACTTCATTGAAAACGATTTCCATAGAGGATGCGTATAATGATTTTACCGGCAAAAAGGCTGTGTTCATAGATGCGCGTGATAACGCAGAGTACGTTGAAGGACATATAAAGGGTGCGATCAACATACCTTATGATAAATTTGGCGAGTACTACCAAAAAAATGAAGGCATGTTACCCAAGGGCCGGATCTTAATCACATACTGCCACGGGATTGGCTGTGGATTGAGCGTGGATGTTGCAAAGCATCTCATAGCAATGGGATACATAAACGTTTATGTGTTAACCGAGGGTTGGCCAGGATGGGTTAGTGCTAATCTGCCAACATCTGTTGGAAAGGAGCCGTAA
- a CDS encoding DoxX family membrane protein gives MERRCIINFQMLRPVIIFVLRILLGGIFIIAAYGKLLHPQSLESIVVNYNILPLFMARYFAYALPWAELLAGIMLVLGIFTRGSALAVGLLLAAFIFAVSINIFRGVSMDCGCFDIFGMHEKIGSVIIIRDIIFFVVSVFLVYTREFIFSIDNYLKKYFK, from the coding sequence ATGGAGAGAAGATGTATAATTAATTTTCAAATGTTAAGACCGGTTATTATTTTTGTATTAAGGATATTGCTCGGCGGTATATTTATTATAGCAGCTTATGGCAAGCTTTTGCATCCTCAATCACTGGAGTCGATTGTTGTCAATTATAATATATTGCCGCTCTTTATGGCAAGATACTTTGCGTACGCTCTTCCGTGGGCTGAGCTTTTAGCAGGTATAATGCTCGTCCTTGGTATATTTACAAGAGGTTCTGCCCTGGCTGTCGGCTTATTGTTGGCGGCGTTTATATTTGCTGTTTCTATAAACATATTCAGAGGCGTTTCAATGGATTGCGGCTGCTTTGATATCTTTGGCATGCATGAGAAAATAGGATCTGTTATAATAATAAGGGACATAATATTCTTTGTTGTTTCCGTATTTCTTGTTTATACGAGAGAGTTTATATTCAGTATAGATAACTATCTTAAAAAATATTTCAAATAA